The following are encoded together in the Methylorubrum sp. B1-46 genome:
- a CDS encoding IS701 family transposase: MSEAGGWRDDLDRWLQPFLAGLSHPARRAMCPSYVAGLIGLGDRKSVQPMAARADGVSYDRLHHFIAAGIWDEGPLQRALLDEADRLVGGADAVLVIDDTALPKKGNRSVGVAPQYATTLGKTANCQTLVSLTLARGEVPVAIGLALFLPETWTSDPHRMSRAGVPEDRREARTKLEIAVAEIDRVRERGVRFGCVLADAGYGSAPFRQALSARCLTWAVGISGRSKVYPADVTMILPVAGRGRPRKRHVPDQVSVAAETILADMTGRAVAWRHGTKGRLRGRFCALRVRMADGPTQRIGTKGNQHLPGDEVWLVREERGSGERKYYLTNLPADATLKQLAATIKARWICEQAHQQMKEELGLDHFEGRSWTGLHRHALMTMMAYAFLQSRRLAATGRKKKNRLPTAPALDAGRPPSHPGSPQPATTAAMPVL; encoded by the coding sequence ATGTCGGAAGCGGGCGGATGGCGCGACGATCTGGATCGGTGGCTGCAACCGTTCCTGGCTGGCCTGTCGCATCCGGCACGCCGGGCGATGTGCCCATCCTACGTGGCCGGGCTCATCGGCCTGGGTGATCGCAAGAGCGTCCAGCCGATGGCGGCTCGGGCCGATGGGGTTTCCTACGACCGGCTACACCACTTCATCGCGGCCGGGATCTGGGATGAGGGGCCGCTGCAGCGGGCGCTGCTCGACGAGGCCGATCGCCTTGTCGGCGGGGCGGATGCGGTCTTGGTCATCGACGACACCGCGTTGCCGAAGAAGGGCAACCGCTCCGTCGGGGTGGCGCCGCAATATGCTACGACGCTGGGCAAGACCGCCAACTGCCAGACGTTGGTGTCGCTGACGCTGGCGCGCGGCGAGGTGCCGGTGGCAATCGGCCTGGCGCTGTTCCTGCCCGAGACTTGGACGAGCGACCCGCACCGGATGAGCAGGGCCGGTGTCCCCGAGGACCGGCGCGAAGCCCGCACCAAGCTGGAGATCGCCGTCGCGGAGATCGACCGGGTCCGGGAGAGGGGCGTGCGCTTCGGCTGCGTGCTGGCCGATGCGGGTTATGGGTCCGCCCCGTTCCGACAGGCCCTGAGCGCGCGTTGCCTGACCTGGGCTGTCGGGATCTCGGGACGCAGCAAGGTCTATCCGGCCGACGTGACGATGATCCTCCCCGTCGCGGGGCGCGGACGACCGCGCAAGCGTCACGTCCCGGACCAGGTCTCGGTTGCGGCCGAGACGATCCTGGCAGACATGACCGGCCGGGCGGTGGCCTGGCGGCACGGCACCAAGGGTCGGCTGCGGGGCCGCTTCTGCGCGTTGCGCGTCCGGATGGCCGATGGTCCGACCCAGCGGATCGGCACGAAAGGCAACCAACACCTGCCCGGTGACGAGGTCTGGCTGGTGCGCGAGGAGCGCGGCTCGGGCGAGCGCAAATACTACCTCACGAACCTCCCCGCCGACGCGACCCTCAAGCAACTGGCCGCAACGATCAAGGCGCGCTGGATCTGCGAGCAGGCGCACCAGCAGATGAAGGAGGAACTCGGCCTCGACCACTTCGAGGGCCGCTCTTGGACCGGGCTGCATCGCCACGCGCTGATGACGATGATGGCCTACGCCTTCCTCCAATCCCGGCGCCTCGCAGCGACGGGACGGAAAAAAAAGAATCGCCTGCCCACCGCCCCAGCCCTCGATGCCGGCCGTCCGCCAAGCCATCCTGGATCACCTCAGCCGGCCACCACCGCGGCGATGCCCGTACTGTGA